In the Colletotrichum lupini chromosome 1, complete sequence genome, one interval contains:
- a CDS encoding fungal specific transcription factor domain-containing protein, with product MGLAKGKVAILIISRFMCYTKNHPIGKQACMVRLCSIVRNSPIEEILHLAFYFGQQKLGRETWAESLKQSHEPTSSAQKGGKLRDFSFNPFCMADMLGGLSDHPVLDLGHGRANDIGPTAHRVVSKQIDQQECASIRNIHRSNVISSPVLNLDGPTNVSNPLYWLNKRLILLTFCSIGFLEVAFEKSWIHKWVLRSSQLMGEGASEPLFVVRSVHQIPHKVPLYADCNEEEASQTSWLEERLSALENMNFQGEKSTVSGKDLREETTNPAVSPKIAALITLTKESHSWTPMDESHVQSPEHTGSPGVDLDVALRAHDHDQLDFSAVRGFVIDPIAGSPWPYLSSGPRPVSLQGRGQLPIKAVALELVKETFNNYNRFLPLFNEEDFLREFHLKYSTSNPEDASWWACLNVVLSIAHRLRGLRTLDPTHENNLADVYTKNALGVVSELNVASISAVQALVGMACILQGTPNPELASMLVAAALRLAQAMNLHREASDPTLTEKQAETRRRVFWKVYVLDKDISLRTCRPFSQYDDDMDVRLPSNIKLETCNVELFNHRIGLAIIQGQVYKQLYSIRAGRESEAQRAIAAQDLSSVLSYWKSSAQLEPLENSLISSETQIAGEMIHKVVLRLTYIHCLTMIDRHLSPTTRSPPDQEISWSGTSLLPSSLCLAESRQAIRLIEAIPHGDCSCIW from the exons ATGGGCTTGGCGAAAGGAAAGGTGGCTATTCTAATCATTTCGAGGTTCATGTGTTATACCAAGAATCATCCAATCGGAAAGCAGGCCTGTATGGTCCGTCTCTGCTCCATTGTGCGGAACTCCC CTATCGAAGAGATCCTCCATC TCGCCTTTTACTTTGGTCAGCAGAAACTTGGGCGAGAAACTTGGGCGGAAAGCTTGAAGCAATCACACGAGCCGACAA GTTCAGCCCAAAAGGGCGGAAAGCTCAGAGACTTCTCCTTCAAT CCGTTTTGTATGGCCGACA TGCTTGGGGGCCTTTCTGATCACCCTGTCTTAGATCTTGGACATGGTAGAGCAAACGATATTGGGCCGACGGCACATCGGGTGGTATCGAAGCAGATTGATCAACAAGAATGTGC AAGCATCCGAAATATCCATCGGTCGAATGTGATTAGCAGCCCAGTTCTCAACTTGGATGGTCCGACCAATGTGAG TAATCCGTTGTACtggcttaataagcggctcaTCTTGCT GACGTTCTGCTCCATCGGGTTTCTCGAAGTTGCCTTTGAGAA GTCATGGATTCACAAATGGGTTCTCAGGTCCAGCCAACTCATGGGCGAGGGGGCCAGCGAGCCACTGTTCGT GGTGCGCTCAGTGCACCAAATACCACACAAGGTGCCACTTTACGCAGATTGCAATGAAGAGGAAGCCTCGCAGACCAGCTGG CTTGAAGAAAGGCTCTCAGCGCTAGAGAACATGAATTTTCAAGGAGAAAAGTCTACTGTGTCAGGCAAAGATTTGCGCGAAGAGACAACGAATCCCGCAGTATCACCCAAAATAGCGGCACTGATCACACTCACGAAAGAAAGTCATTCATGGACCCCGATGGATGAGTCACATGTTCAGTCACCAGAACATACGGGTAGTCCAGGAGTCGATCTCGATGTTGCATTGCGCGCACACGACCACGACCAACTCGATTTTTCAGCGGTCCGTGGTTTTGTAATTGACCCTATAGCTGGCAGCCCATGGCCTTATCTTTCCTCAGGGCCACGACCAGTCTCCCTACAAGGGCGCGGGCAGCTTCCCATAAAGGCAGTCGCCTTGGAGCTGGTCAAGGAGACCTTCAACAACTATAACAGGTTTCTTCCGCTTTTCAACGAAGAGGACTTCTTGAGAGAGTTCCACCTCAAGTACTCGACCTCTAACCCCGAAGATGCCAGTTGGTGGGCGTGTCTCAATGTAGTGTTGTCGATAGCTCATCGCCTCCGTGGCCTGCGCACACTAGACCCAACGCATGAGAACAATCTAGCTGATGTTTACACGAAAAATGCCCTAGGCGTCGTCTCCGAATTGAACGTCGCTAGCATCTCTGCTGTCCAAGCTCTAGTGGGTATGGCTTGTATTCTCCAGGGGACCCCGAATCCGGAGCTGGCGTCGATGCTCGTGGCCGCCGCCCTTCGACTGGCACAGGCTATGAATCTGCACAGAGAGGCTTCCGACCCAACCCTCACGGAAAAACAAGCCGAAACACGGAGACGAGTGTTTTGGAAAGTATACGTTCTTGACAAAGACATCAGTCTACGGACCTGTCGACCCTTCAGCCAATATGATGATGACATGGATGTCCGACTGCCCTCAAATATCAAGCTTGAGACATGTAACGTGGAGCTCTTCAACCACCGCATAGGACTTGCGATTATTCAGGGTCAGGTGTATAAACAACTGTACTCAATCCGAGCCGGACGAGAATCGGAGGCACAAAGGGCAATTGCAGCACAAGATTTAAGTTCTGTGTTGTCCTATTGGAAGTCCAGTGCGCAGCTGGAACCCCTTGAGAACTCCCTGATCTCGTCAGAAACCCAAATCGCAGGGGAGATGATCCATAAGGTGGTTTTGCGACTCACATATATCCATTGTCTGACAATGATTGACCGCCACTTATCCCCGACGACGCGATCTCCCCCCGATCAAGAAATCAGTTGGTCTGGAACATCATTACTCCCGAGCAGTCTGTGCCTCGCTGAGTCACGCCAAGCGATCCGCCTCATTGAAGCCATCCCTCACGGAGACTGCTCCTGCATCTGGTAA